A genomic window from Thermodesulfitimonas autotrophica includes:
- the pyrE gene encoding orotate phosphoribosyltransferase — MGFGEPGEAEIRQIFEKSGAILSGHFILTSGRHSDTYVQCALVLQYPELAAQLCGVLAERFRGLNVNCVVGPALGGIIIAYEVARALGVRGIFTERVEGVMRLRRGFTVAPGERVLVVEDVVTTGGSVKEAAAAVAALGGEVVGFGALIDRSGGQARFDAPFAALLKVGAVTWEPDACPLCRQGVPAVKPGSRGLGA, encoded by the coding sequence TTGGGGTTTGGGGAACCGGGCGAAGCCGAAATCCGGCAGATTTTTGAAAAAAGCGGGGCCATCCTTTCGGGACACTTTATTTTGACCTCGGGGCGCCACAGCGATACTTACGTGCAGTGCGCCCTAGTGCTGCAGTACCCAGAGCTTGCCGCGCAGCTATGTGGCGTGCTGGCCGAGCGTTTCCGGGGGCTTAACGTTAACTGCGTTGTGGGGCCGGCGCTCGGCGGGATCATCATTGCCTACGAGGTGGCCCGGGCGCTTGGGGTGCGGGGCATCTTCACCGAGCGGGTGGAAGGCGTGATGCGCCTCCGGCGCGGCTTCACGGTGGCGCCAGGCGAACGGGTGCTGGTGGTGGAAGACGTCGTCACCACCGGGGGTTCGGTGAAGGAAGCGGCGGCGGCCGTGGCCGCCCTTGGCGGGGAAGTGGTCGGTTTCGGGGCGCTGATCGACCGCAGCGGCGGCCAGGCACGCTTCGACGCCCCATTTGCGGCCCTGCTCAAAGTCGGCGCGGTGACTTGGGAGCCTGACGCGTGCCCCCTTTGCCGCCAGGGTGTCCCAGCAGTCAAACCCGGCAGCCGCGGCCTTGGTGCTTAA